The genomic stretch accgatgagcccgttgttcctttgatatttccataagtaaaatatcgaacgtgggttgttgtttataaagtattgctatttgcggcactctttagaggcatctatagcggaggaaaaggtggacgtcctttagcactcgtagaggctttttttggagcgcgatcttctgccttgtactatgtttacatagtgatggtgcgtagaagtttgtcgttactgcAATGCTGAACAAGGGAAtaaagcttaagttcttattaataaggtaagcacgatgctagagggcggaaaagGGGAAGCCCTGTTTTAAAGTAAAGGGGAAAAGACAATAAAGGCTGGTAGACTGCTCAGgtacggaaggggttcttctcctcttctggcttcttcactgtgtcagtgattgctgcagcgttgcCGGTTTCGTCGTGGGTTTGGGCGGTGATTGCCATTGTCTTGCCATCTCCTAAGCCTTCCGTGCCATCGCCGCCGATCCCTTTGCCGCCGAGGCTCTCGCCGCCGAAGCTTCCGCCGTCGAAGTTTTAAGGGTGAGAGCGGCTGAATTCTTCTTGGCGTCCccgccatctttttcttccttaatttctcgtatagacagcttgggcggagggtcgatgaTTTCTTGCcgtgacccgaactttgcagcaatcctccgaaaatcgcgatcacaattgtccgagcgtgagaaacttccatagactcgtgatgtttgtcccgttgttcccgtgcattttcagcttgaggtatgcataatgcgtcacagccatgaacttggcatacgctcggtcttccgagtatagcgtgataccgtGACTCCCAGCTCaccacttcgaactcgatcttctccttcctcgaaATTGTCGGCCCcgccgaagatgacattcaggtagactttgccaagagagtagctccggtgcggttggaaggatcccatggaagcagtgTGTCTCGTTTCTTCTAgcatgttcatggtgatccccatacttctaattgtgtcgacaaaaatcaggtttagaccgcttccaccatccatgaaaactttgctcatcttgaaccccccaatttgtgcttcgactaccgtggcggcgtgcctcggctttggtatggtcatcgggtgatctcgcTCGACCGAACGTAATGTTCcgagaggaccattcgacgtactcgtggatgtttgccatgatgcgttcgccaagttgatctctcgggtgagtttcttcatctctcttttcgagacacctgtcctatggatcatgctcatctgcccacgtggtggtggaaatgcctcgttgggttgatgaggttgagcttgctcgGACCCGAtgttgcggtggaggtggtggtggtggtggtagttgttgccggcctcgcctcgccggatgagtttatgcatatcgatgaaccgCCGACAGTCcccgagcaggtggctagactttattttaccgtccttggagtcggtatatgaatgcaggtagcatagggcgttgatctgctcaacgTAGGGTAATTCGGGTGTTCTCTCgccgtcgtggtttatagttgccacggctACCGCAGttgctccgattaccgtcctgtcgatcgtctcgcctgtcatcataccggtcgccctgccgatcagagtagcatgcggccaccaagttattgtcatcataaccgcggttcttccttctcttgttgcgatcccttcgaccgcccgaatcatgtttcggctggtcatcctctccgtcgtcgctgcgctgtcgtggctttcgaacgttgtcttcgccatcggcccagctgttggcgatttccattaacttggttatggttttaggctttttgcgcccaagctcctctatgtagctttcccgctgaacgccgtcgctgaaagcgtcaattGCTCGTCGACGTatacgtcttcggcggcgtttaggagttttgtgaatctcccgatgtacgaacgcatcgattccctctgcttctggcggcaattccgcagctcttcgatcccgacgggcttcttgtatgttgcttggaagttggcaacgaaggcatctactaggtcgtcccatgatttaatggagcctttcggcagcccccttagccgtgCCCGTgctcgaatctttcaagtaaagccgcaagcattgcattgctcgCTATCCGGTTTCCTTTGTGTAGGATCAcgactgcaggtagtcgtctatccaagatcttggttcttgctgcccatcgtacttggcggcatcggtaggggtaggcttgaactttttgggtggcatcgtttcgcggatcttgtaacttagacaagTCGCTccccgagctcgccgtcgtactcccggtcctcatccgaagaatcgccgtcgtcgtccttcccggtggcgcgtcgccgccttgctttgtcgatcctcgcTCGGGTGATTttgtctcgagcatctctcgcatgatgtttcgacccaccgccttggatggtggtcctttcttttggcggggctaggttgttccccaatattgcgagactctccagggcacctcgatgatcttgagccatggatccttcgggcgctggttgatgaggtatgcggcgaggttagCCGTTGCTCCCGCGACggtcttcggccgtggcatgccggcggtatccatagtcataaaggatttggtcggattcgacgttatttctccggcgtcatcttccgaaagcctggatagtcttgaccggttcttgcctgttccgtgagtgtttcgggaggcactcccttgcgagccccttcgccgttcgctggatcgatccgccgcagataggcgtctctcaagggtagcttgctctttcgacgagtgctcccggtttttctctagtatggagcgataagcattgagggttccaaccgaagttcccgcggggagcggcgtgttgttgagtaccgcttcccttgccgccgcccactcctcatccgcgatagtGTAATCGCTGCCGCGGTTGCTCGGCGCCGTTTccaaaacttgcccttctaccggaacgggggtatggtcctcgtctcctccgcgccttgcgtttcccgtgttattggcgacataaacccgaTGGTGTGCCGCCCTTCGGGTGGTTCCCCGGATGATGCTCGTCGATActcgtcctctcccgatgaataccggGCGTTGcgtatgaacggcgtgtcgcttgatcccagcccgtgcctggtgtcacaattcaggcagtagtacgaagttagtttcgaggatgaggaatcatccgatcctaccgacatggaggacgccGAGCGGGGAGTTGAGGGCACAGGGGAGCACGTCGACCCCGTCGCCCAGCCGACagtgtcgagtgatgatgacgcgcttgatcccgccgacccggaagtgggggattccgagcagccgaaggattccctctcgcgttgacgttgtagtgaacgccgccgaaggtcatctccatgtttccttgtagatctgaaaagttcgagcgggaggaatcgccgtgtggagtaaactcgtaggagccgaatcggatcgggCTTCCTGTggtcggtgacgatggtgtcgatgaagccgccGATGAAGCCGCCGGCGAaaccgccggtgtcatgatcggatctgccgatgctccGCCTTGTGCCGACAAGTTTcctcacggacggcgccaattgtcgagggtgctcctcggcaatgccctccgataggggcttagggttgatggaatcctcgcaagccgacacgagacatcggcacacgtacaagcggggagagcgatttacccgtgttcgggccctcgatgaggtaaaacccttacgtccccgctcgtctcgttctttgattatgatgaaatcaggttacaatggggtgccgaatagttcggctgtgatctcgtcgagatgctagtagctagggtaacctagttttaagcttctgctggctattgttcctaaggttgattgtgtccctcggcaggccctctcctggcctttatataggaggccaggtctcaagggtcctacccgaggacgactaggtttacagtagattagatctaatctttccttgtttgtccgtttcctgatcttgtccgccaaggaatcttctgacgcaccggcctaatggcccatctcgccttctggtagcttcatgggcctccaacttgtcaatatcagatagggcaatactggttacccgaagggtaatgcccacgtcaccatacttaatgcaattgtctgttgtttacaacttaatactggagggggttcagatgataacctgaaggtggactttttaggcatagatgcatgctggagagcggtctatgtactttgtcgtaatgccctgattgaatctcatagtactcatcatgatatatgtatgtgcattgttatgccttctttatttctcaattgcccaactgtaatttgttcacccaacatccgctatcttatgggagagacaccgctagtgaaccgtggaccccggtcctattctttacatctgaaatacaaaccgctgcaattgttgtttcatcgttcttcgcaaacaaccatcatcatccacactatacatctaatcctttgtttacagcaagccggtgagattgacaacctcaccgttacgttggggcaaagtactttgattgtgttgtgcaggttccacgttggcgccggaatccccggtgttgcgccgcactacactcctccgccatcaaccttcaacgtgcttcttgactcctaccggttcgataaaccttggtttcttaccgagggaaacttgctcgccgtacgcatcacaccttccacttggggttcccaacgggcgtgtgctttacgcgtcatcacatatagagaggtgttttagtaccatgcaaatttctacaaccatattttcctctctcataataattttcagtagcttcatgaacaaactcaacaatatagctatcatatACAACATgcgtttcatgattcacaaacacataatttttatcaagctcagaaataattgtattaaaactttcaaacccacttttatcaataatgtaacaagatgattgatcattctcaaaagatatgggactcatagataaagttaagaactctccaatcccattttcattagtagtacaattaatattatcaagtaacataggaccatcatctagagatttatcataaacatttgccaagcaaaactctttagtaccatgcattccgacatcaggcacaaacaaagcattatcataagatttatcaaaatagcatggattatcatgaataacaggagcataattattctcacaagttttactcataggtaatatttcatgagaatccacaggaacataacattcaacctcctttggtaagcatggaggacaatcaaatagtgtaagagataaagagttactctcattagaaggtcggcatgggtagctaatccattcttcctccttttgttcatcactctcctcctctttttcatccaatgagctttcaggtttatcaatttcttcttccaccgattcctgcaaattgtgagtgcattcttgtgcattaatgagtctctctttataatcaatgatataaggattatcactgtagctctctatgcaaaaattaaggatagaagagacataatctttaaggtccttacaaacaacacaagtttcataatttttagcaatgaaggattcaatctcagaggctcccataaataagacaaattgttctacctctacggacccaaaatgaatatagctattccaattatatttcttaattaaaacttcctcactaaacccacattgaaatttaagatgtttagtatcctgtttagagcaacagtttatatcatggcgtttaagcaagattttagcaattgtattcagtttttctatcacagcactcataactttacccgctcttgattctctataattattatataattcaataagctccaaataggttgtaggttctcccatagcaacagtttttaatttttcggtttttcaaatttttatggattttcgggtatatgaggaaaataaaacaagacaaaaaggaactaaacaaaaataaactaagcaaaataatactagacagaaataaactaagtacaaataaactagacaaaagtaaactaagcaaaacaaaataaaataaaacaaaaacagagagagaggtagagggtACTCCCCagatgaacttatgagtagagctatgcctccccggcagcggcgccagaaaatagtcttgataacccacaagtataggggatcgcaacagtcttcgaggaaagtaaaacccaaatttattgattcgacacaaggggaggtaaagaatacttataagccttaacaactgagttgtcaattcagttgcacctggaaaagcactagtaacaggggtgatgtgaaagtagcagtgatatgagagcagtagtaacagtaacacagcagcagtaatagtaacacaggagcaatggcaccagaaaatagttgatactacttccaatgtcatgtagaaacgagtatatgatgatgaaagatggaccggggttcccagctatctacactagtggtaactctatacctaataataaagaaaataaggtttccacGGTTTGATACGTTTGGTCCGTcccacttttgtttcgtccgtcgCGTTAATCCCATCGATCTCTGCTTCAACTTCCAACAACTCTGTCCGTCGTCCCTACTAAGCCTGGCCCAATTACGTTTATGGCtcacagcaaggtaaatcataacCGATTCTTAATCAACGCCGGAACCAGCACGAGCGAGATAAAAGCAGAGCATCGTCTCCCCCAAAACGCAAGCGCTTGCGCGCCTAGCGGTACCAGGCGACATCGCCGTCGATGGGCCTTAGACGATCTCAAGCCCGGTGTTTGCATGAGGCGAAGCGAGCCATCATTAGCAGTAAGGAGTAAGGACCCTCCGCCCCTCCACTGCGTGCGTCGCCGGCCGCCTCCATGGGCACGAGCCAGGAATAGCCGTCAGGTCTCTTCACGCCGATTCCAGATCCCCCAGATCCGAGAAGAAGAAGTACAAGGATGAATAGAAGAGAGATTACGGGATTTTTTCTTCGTGTGGGAAGAGGCACCGGTGTCGAGGAACCAATCGCGGCCGCCGCTGGAATTGGCGTCGTTCTGCTGCTACAGGCTGAGTTGGTGCATGGCCGCTAGGAAGTTGGGGTCGAAGGTGTGGCCCGATGGTGACGAAGACCTGATGATCACAGGCAGCAGGTCGCATATTATGCATGAGGTGCGCGGTGGGTGCGAGGGTGCGCGGTGGGTCCGAGTAGAGGACGAGGACCATGGATGCAGGCACGAGAGGCGGGAGCAGCAGGAACAGGACGACGATATCCGCCGGATCGGGTGACCTCCATAGAGCGCGGCGGCCGCTTGATGCGGAACAACCTACTCTATTCTGTGCTCCTCAAGCAGCAGCCAACACGTACGAGTGGGCACGGTTGAAAGACTTGCCCATCGATCATCTGAGCAGAGCTATGCTCACGAAAGCAAAAATATGTGTTTCGCTTGCAACTGGCAAGTGCCTCACCTGTACATGTGCAGTCATACGACCTGATAGTTTTGCTGATTTCGTGAAGCCTCTTCTCAAATACTCCAGTTTTATCAGGCGCTGCGGCCACATCTCCACCTGAGGACGCTGACTTACCTTTTTGGACGCCGAATTTATTCGCCCATACGCCGACTGGCCATCTTCCACCTGAGGATGCTGACTTTATTCGTCAGAACGCCGACTCACTAAACGCTGTTCATCAGTGCTCCACCCTAGCTGCTTAGCTGCACATTCTGTTGTTGCCTATTTTTCTGATACTCTGTCAGCTGATGTCTTAAACCATGGTTGCAGTTTATGGTTGTGAATCACACCATTGCTAGGATAAGCATAAGGTGTTGATTGAAAAAACTGAAATTCAACTTACACGCAAGTTAGGAATgattcctgcttgatcaaggattagttttttttttgaatcataTCATTCGTGTGGACCAGTTCCAGAGAGGTAAGCTGCTGGTAACAACCTTTTGAAAAGCACTTTTATTTTCCATCAGTGGAATAGTATAAAGCATTATGTATTTCCCGTCTTCTTATGTCCAATAACTGAGAGATTACACCATatgcaggaatgaaaaaactgcaCCAACCTGAGCAGATTGGACCTTCCAGGGAAGTTCGTGTGGATGTGTGCACCAGCTTGTTGTTTTGTAAGTATTTGTCAAAGATAGGCCTGAAATATGTTGTTCTCACATTGAATTGTTTATTCTGACATCATTAAATTGATGCCATGTGATTTTCACTGTTACATATTTtgatatttatatttttttgattttcgctATTGCATGGTGTAAAAGATATATGTCAATAAACAATTTCATGTCATTCTGATTTAAAGATATGTAAGATCATTCATTTTATTTAATGTgacgccgtagcaacgcacgggttttgtcctagtctccaataacaagtgttgggtgaacaaattacagttgggcaattgataggattgaaatagcattaagacagaacatcaagattattaatcatgtagacatgttttccatatatagtcatacgtgctcgcaatgagaaacttgtacaacatcttttgtcctaccagccggtggcagccgggcctctagggaatctactggaaattaaggcactccttttaatagagcaccggagcaaagcattaacactccgtgaaaacatgtgatcctcatacctaagccttcccctccagcttgtcccaatttctgtcactttggggcctttggttccggacatagacatgtgcatacaacttgtagatacaatctaagcaataagtatagagcttaaatctaagatcatgccactcgggccctagtgacaagcattaaacacaacaagattgcaacaacaataacttcacaactttatagatagactaatcataatgtaacaatctatcggatcccaacaaacacaacaccgattacatcagatgaatctcaatcatgtaaggcagctcatgagatcattgtattgaagtacatgagggagagaataccaactagctacagctagaacccgtagtccatgggggaactactcacggagcatgatggaggcaatggcgttgatggagatggcttccgggggcacttccccgtcccggcagggtgccggaacagagacttctgtcccccgaaacggagtttcgcgatggtggcggcgctcctggagtctttctggagtttcttcaattggtctcgcgtttttaggccgaaagggcttatataggcgaagagatggagtcggagggtgcctgggcccccctcacagtaggccggcgcggccaggcctggggccgcgccgccatgttgtgtggtggccccctggcccctctccgactctccttcgggttctggatgcttccggaaaaataagatgttgggtcttcgtttcgtcgaattcctagaatattgcccgaacagcctttctggaaccaaaaacagcagaaaacaggaactggcacttcgacatctcgttaataggttagttccggaaaatgcataaaaacattataaagtgcaagcaaaacatgtaagtattgtcataaaacaagcatggaacatcagaaattataggtatgttggagacgtatcaggcacacTAGCGCAAACAGACGCACGATAAAAAAATGACCATTTTCGTGTCCGGCATAAAAAATGACAACGCAACGGACGTGTGCGGCATTTTGAACGTCCGATATGCATCACCTTATTGGATATGTCCTTAGTACTATCTCCGTTTCCAGAAATAAGGCGCACCCTTATTTTAAGATGAATTTTGACCACAAAAATTGagaaacaaaatcttgattatattatatatatttagtactgttggattcgtattgaaaagcactttttaattatattaatttcatacaaacaattttaTGTATTTAAATTAATTTTTGGTTAAACAAAAAGCATAGTAAAACGAAAacgttttattttttgaaaagggaggtagtactccctccgtccgttaatagatgtccagtggttcgtctaaatttggatgtatatatGCCTAAAAAATGTCTAgaacatttaaatttagataaatttttgacatctaaaaacggacagaggtagtactataATTTACATGAATTTTACAAATGGTGGAGCTTTCCCAAAATTCAGTGCCAGAAGCGCTGAGCAGGTAGGTTAGCACAGGCGTGTCATCAGTGCTCCAAGCGGAAGCAATGGGCTCGTCGTGTTGTTACTGTTGTTCGGGCCAAGCCAGACTCACAGGCAGGCCTAGGGCGTACTCTTTTCCCTCTCCTCTCTACACAGTCCAGTCAGgatgatccgccgccgccgcccttcccAGGCCCCCGCCTCGCCGGCGGCAGTGCTTTTCTCCCCGCTGGACGACGAAGACCTCCTCACAGAGATTCTCATCCGCCTCCCTCCGCTGCCATCCTCCCTCCCCCGCGCCTCACTCGCCTGCAAGCGGTGGCGCCGCCTCATCACGGACCGCGtcttcctccgccgcttccgcgcCCACCAGCACCGGAAACCCCCGCTCCTGGGCTATTTCGTCGGCGGGGCAGCCATCTTCAACCCCACGCTAGATTCGCCCAACCGCATCCCCAGCGCGCGCTTCCACTCTCCACAGATCCACAAGGAGCGCTGGGTCTTCTGCGGCTGCCGCCACGGCCTCGCCCTCAGCTTCAACGTGGACCGCCTCCACGCCGCCGTGTGGGATCCCCTCACAGGCCGCCGGCGCCACGTGGCTTTCCCGCCGGGGTTCGACAACGACCGAGAGAACATCGTCAGGAGCGCCGCGGTGCTCTGCGCCTCCCGCGAAGAAGGCCATGTGCACGGCGATTGCCATTCGAGCCCGTTCAAGCTGGTCTTGGCGCGCACCGACAGTGACCGCACACGCGCATTCTTTTGCCTCTACGAATCAGAGCGCAACGCATGGGGAAATATCATCTCAACAGCAATTTCATTCAAGCATGGGATCAGCTCCTTGATTCCAAGCGTCCTGGTTGGGAATGCACTTTACTGGCTGATTGGTGTAAACTGCATCCTGGAATTTGATTTGGAAAAGCAGAGCCTTGTTATGATGGACCAGCTGGTAGATACCCATGTAACTGACTATTATAGCTTCCAGATCTTGAGGACAGAGGATAACGGCCTAGGCCTCGCCGTTACATCAGGATTGAGCATTCAGCTATGGGAGAGGAAGTCTAACTCTGATGGTGTTCTGCGATGGGTACTGGCCAAAACCCTTCAACTGGACAGCCTCCTTGAGCTAAAACCTGGAATGGAGAAGCAAGCAGGCACCATTATATTGGGGCATGATGAGTATAGCAATGCCAT from Lolium rigidum isolate FL_2022 chromosome 4, APGP_CSIRO_Lrig_0.1, whole genome shotgun sequence encodes the following:
- the LOC124647290 gene encoding uncharacterized protein LOC124647290 gives rise to the protein MIRRRRPSQAPASPAAVLFSPLDDEDLLTEILIRLPPLPSSLPRASLACKRWRRLITDRVFLRRFRAHQHRKPPLLGYFVGGAAIFNPTLDSPNRIPSARFHSPQIHKERWVFCGCRHGLALSFNVDRLHAAVWDPLTGRRRHVAFPPGFDNDRENIVRSAAVLCASREEGHVHGDCHSSPFKLVLARTDSDRTRAFFCLYESERNAWGNIISTAISFKHGISSLIPSVLVGNALYWLIGVNCILEFDLEKQSLVMMDQLVDTHVTDYYSFQILRTEDNGLGLAVTSGLSIQLWERKSNSDGVLRWVLAKTLQLDSLLELKPGMEKQAGTIILGHDEYSNAIFVSISTSVFLIQLESLQYKKVVENHTYRLLTTYYPYTNFYATGRVIGGGDDVPEMLNNA